In one Pseudomonas purpurea genomic region, the following are encoded:
- the ubiX gene encoding flavin prenyltransferase UbiX: protein MNNGPDRITLAMTGASGAQYGLRLLDCLVREDREVHFLISKAAQLVMATETDVSLPPKTQMMQAFLTEYTGAAAGQIRVYGKEDWMSPVASGSGSPAAMVVVPCSTGTLSAIASGACNNLIERAADVTLKERRQLILVPREAPYSSIHLENMLKLSNMGVTILPASPGFYHQPQTIDDLVDFVVARILNLLNIPQDMLPRWGEHHLSSDE from the coding sequence ATGAACAACGGCCCGGATCGCATCACGCTGGCGATGACCGGCGCATCCGGCGCCCAGTACGGTTTGCGCCTGCTGGACTGCCTGGTGCGTGAAGACCGCGAAGTGCACTTCCTGATTTCCAAGGCTGCGCAATTGGTGATGGCCACCGAGACGGACGTCTCGTTGCCGCCCAAGACCCAGATGATGCAGGCCTTCCTCACCGAATACACCGGCGCTGCCGCCGGCCAGATTCGCGTGTATGGCAAGGAGGACTGGATGTCGCCCGTGGCTTCGGGCTCCGGTTCGCCCGCCGCGATGGTGGTGGTGCCGTGTTCCACCGGGACCTTGTCGGCGATTGCCTCGGGTGCCTGCAACAACCTGATCGAACGCGCCGCCGACGTCACGTTGAAAGAGCGGCGACAGTTGATTCTGGTGCCGCGTGAGGCGCCGTATTCGAGTATCCACCTGGAAAACATGCTCAAGCTGTCGAACATGGGCGTGACGATTCTGCCGGCCTCACCGGGCTTCTATCACCAGCCGCAGACCATCGATGATCTGGTGGATTTTGTCGTGGCGCGGATTCTCAACCTGTTGAACATCCCGCAAGACATGCTGCCGCGCTGGGGTGAGCATCACCTGAGCAGTGATGAATAA
- the mpl gene encoding UDP-N-acetylmuramate:L-alanyl-gamma-D-glutamyl-meso-diaminopimelate ligase, producing the protein MHIHILGICGTFMGSMAVLAKELGHRVTGSDANVYPPMSTQLQAQGIELTQGYDPAQLDPAPDLVVIGNAMSRGNPAVEYVLNKGLPYVSGPQWLADHVLQGRWVLAVAGTHGKTTTSSMLAWVLEYAGMAPGFLIGGVPQNFSVSARLGDTPFFVIEADEYDSAFFDKRSKFVHYRPRTAILNNLEFDHADIFPDLPAIERQFHHLVRTIPSEGLVIHPTTEPALQRVIEMGCWTPVQTTGNGGQWQVKLLSEDGSRFEVMFEGVAQGVVEWDMTGQHNVANALATLAAARHVGVVPAMGIAALSAFKSVKRRMEVVAQVNGITIYDDFAHHPTAIATTLDGLRKRIGDAPLIAIIEPRSNSMKLGAHRDGLPESVVDADQVIWYAPANLGWDLAATAARCTVPSVVSDSLDGIIERVKSQVQPGTHVVIMSNGGFGGLHGKLAEALQ; encoded by the coding sequence ATGCACATTCATATTCTGGGTATTTGCGGCACTTTCATGGGTTCGATGGCGGTTCTGGCCAAAGAGCTGGGCCATCGCGTGACGGGCTCCGACGCCAACGTTTATCCGCCGATGAGTACTCAGTTGCAGGCCCAGGGCATTGAATTGACCCAAGGTTACGATCCGGCGCAACTCGATCCGGCACCGGACCTGGTGGTGATCGGCAATGCCATGTCCCGTGGCAACCCGGCCGTTGAGTACGTGCTGAACAAAGGCCTGCCTTACGTCTCCGGTCCGCAATGGCTGGCCGACCATGTGCTGCAAGGTCGTTGGGTGCTGGCGGTTGCCGGTACTCACGGCAAGACCACCACCAGCAGCATGCTCGCCTGGGTGCTGGAATATGCCGGTATGGCGCCGGGTTTCCTGATCGGTGGCGTGCCGCAGAACTTCTCCGTGTCGGCGCGTCTGGGCGACACACCGTTCTTCGTGATCGAAGCCGATGAATACGACAGCGCGTTCTTCGACAAACGCTCGAAGTTCGTTCACTACCGTCCGCGCACCGCGATCCTCAACAACCTTGAGTTCGATCACGCCGATATCTTCCCCGACCTGCCGGCCATCGAGCGACAGTTCCACCACTTGGTGCGGACCATTCCGAGCGAAGGCCTGGTGATTCACCCGACCACCGAGCCGGCCTTGCAGCGTGTGATCGAAATGGGTTGCTGGACCCCGGTGCAAACCACCGGCAACGGCGGTCAGTGGCAGGTCAAGTTGCTCAGTGAAGACGGCTCGCGGTTTGAAGTGATGTTTGAAGGCGTTGCCCAAGGCGTGGTCGAGTGGGACATGACCGGCCAGCACAACGTGGCCAACGCCTTGGCCACGTTGGCGGCGGCGCGTCATGTCGGCGTGGTGCCGGCCATGGGGATCGCGGCGTTGAGCGCGTTCAAAAGCGTGAAGCGGCGGATGGAAGTCGTGGCGCAGGTCAACGGCATCACTATTTATGACGACTTCGCCCACCACCCGACGGCCATCGCCACCACCCTCGACGGCTTGCGCAAACGCATCGGCGATGCACCGTTGATCGCGATCATCGAGCCGCGCTCCAACTCGATGAAGCTCGGCGCGCACCGTGACGGCTTGCCGGAAAGCGTGGTCGATGCCGATCAGGTGATCTGGTACGCGCCGGCCAATCTGGGTTGGGATCTGGCGGCGACCGCTGCACGGTGCACGGTGCCGTCGGTGGTCAGCGATTCGTTGGACGGCATCATCGAGCGTGTCAAAAGCCAGGTCCAACCCGGCACTCACGTGGTGATCATGAGCAACGGGGGCTTCGGCGGCCTGCACGGCAAATTGGCCGAGGCGCTGCAATGA